TGTCGATGATCTCGGTCGGCTTCGTGCAGACGCCGCTGCAACTCGGCGCCGCACTGCTGGCGATCGGCGTCTTTGCCTCGATCTACCATCCGGTCGGCACCGCGATGATCGTGTCCTATGCCGAGAAGCTCGGCGCCCAGATGGGCGTCAACGGCGTCTGGGGCAATCTCGGCGTCGCCTCCTCGGCGCTGGTCACCGGCGTGATCGGCCAGTATCTCGGCTGGCGCTGGGCCTTCATCGCGCCCGGAACGGTCACCGTGCTGATCGGCATCGCCTTTGCGATGACGGTGGTCCATGAGGACCGCAAGGGCTCCAGGCAGGCCGCAGCCCAGGTGCGCGTCGCCAAGGAAGACATGTGGCGGGTGGTGCTGTCGCTCTTGATCGTGGTGATCGCGATCTCGACAACGTTCAACGCGGTGACGGTGGCGTTGCCAAAGCTGTTCGCCGAACGGCTCTCGGATCTGACCAAGAGCCCGGCATTGCTCGGCGTGATCGCGGCCGGGGTCTATGTGTTCGGCGCGATGACGCAGTACACGATAGGCAAGCTGCTCGACCGATATTCCTTGAAGACGGTGGCGCTGCCGCTGTCGTTCCTGCTGGCGCCGTTCCTTTATCTGGCGGCGAGCCTGTCCAATCTGCCGCTGATCGTGGTCTCGATCGGCATCGTGATGGGGGCGTTCGGCCAGGTCACGGTGAACGATGCCATGGTCGGCAAGTACACGACCGAGGAATGGCGCTCGCGCGCCTATGCGGTGCGCTATTTCGTCGGCTTCACCGCGGCGGGCGCTTCCGTCGGCCTGGTGGCCTGGCTGTATGATCAGGGCGGCTTCTCCATGATGCTGCGCGCGTTCGCGGCGCTGTGCCTGCTGGCGATCGCGGCCGCGATTATCCTGCCGCGCGAGATCCGCACCCCTGCCACGCAGGTGGGCTGACGCGGCGCAGCTTCGACAGCCGGTTCGTCGTTGAGACAAGGTGCTCCCGCCGACCGGCGGGAGCGCCGCTCGGCCAATGGCGGCAATCCGTGACTTGGTCACGCTTGGCGAACTTGTTCCAACCCAAAGGTGTGGTAGATTCGAGCGGGCCTCGGGGACGAAGGCGCCGGTTGCGCCGCGTGCACGTATTTGTGGAGCAGCCGGAGCGCCATGGGA
This Bradyrhizobium sp. CCBAU 53421 DNA region includes the following protein-coding sequences:
- a CDS encoding MFS transporter, producing MNSPSNSPSRVIGFVNAGHFIDHYAMLIFAAAVIIMGPALGMAYSELLPYATPGFIAFGAGSLVTGWLGDRWSRRHMMVIFFVGIGLSMISVGFVQTPLQLGAALLAIGVFASIYHPVGTAMIVSYAEKLGAQMGVNGVWGNLGVASSALVTGVIGQYLGWRWAFIAPGTVTVLIGIAFAMTVVHEDRKGSRQAAAQVRVAKEDMWRVVLSLLIVVIAISTTFNAVTVALPKLFAERLSDLTKSPALLGVIAAGVYVFGAMTQYTIGKLLDRYSLKTVALPLSFLLAPFLYLAASLSNLPLIVVSIGIVMGAFGQVTVNDAMVGKYTTEEWRSRAYAVRYFVGFTAAGASVGLVAWLYDQGGFSMMLRAFAALCLLAIAAAIILPREIRTPATQVG